The following coding sequences lie in one Arachis ipaensis cultivar K30076 chromosome B03, Araip1.1, whole genome shotgun sequence genomic window:
- the LOC107631687 gene encoding homeobox-leucine zipper protein ATHB-6 isoform X1 — protein MKRLSSSDDSLGALMTICPSSTTEEHSPRNKQQVYGREFQSMLDGLDEDGCIEESGHHGEKKRRLSVEQVKALEKNFEVENKLEPDRKVKLAQELGLQPRQVAVWFQNRRARWKTKQLERDYGVLKANYEALKLNFEKLQQDNQALHKEIKGLKSRMQDERTESDASVKKEQVEMITTLQDSEENPCDLETAAAIAGSDSNKDLSYDCFNNNSKGDGEGGDGVGGAASISLFPCGDLKDGSSDSDSSAILNEENNNSSCSPMNNAAISSCGGGVLQSSNLLMSQHDESPSSMSCFQFQKAYQATQYVKMEEHNFFSADETCNFFSDEQAPTLQWYCSEEWS, from the exons ATGAAGAGACTTAGCAGCTCCGATGATTCTTTGGGCGCTCTCATGACAATTTGTCCATCATCAACAACAg AAGAACACAGTCCAAGGAACAAACAGCAGGTGTACGGAAGGGAGTTCCAATCGATGTTGGACGGACTGGACGAAGACGGTTGCATCGAAGAATCGGGGCACCACGGCGAGAAGAAACGGCGCTTAAGCGTGGAACAAGTGAAGGCTTTGGAGAAGAACTTCGAAGTTGAGAACAAGCTGGAACCGGACAGAAAGGTGAAGCTGGCACAAGAACTGGGGTTGCAGCCAAGACAAGTTGCCGTTTGGTTCCAAAACCGCAGAGCCAGGTGGAAAACCAAGCAGTTAGAAAGAGACTACGGCGTTCTCAAAGCCAATTACGAAGCTCTTAAACTCAACTTCGAAAAACTCCAACAAGACAACCAAGCCTTGCATAAAGAG ATTAAGGGATTGAAATCAAGGATGCAAGACGAACGCACCGAAAGCGATGCTTCGGTGAAGAAGGAACAAGTGGAGATGATAACAACGCTGCAAGACTCGGAGGAGAACCCTTGCGATCTTGAAACCGCTGCCGCCATTGCTGGATCGGACTCCAACAAGGACCTGAGCTACGATTGCTTCAACAACAACAGCAAGGGCGACGGTGAGGGCGGTGATGGTGTGGGAGGAGCAGCATCGATATCGCTGTTCCCTTGTGGGGACTTGAAAGACGGTTCTTCAGATAGCGATTCAAGCGCGATCTTGAACGAAGAGAATAACAACAGCAGCTGTAGCCCCATGAACAACGCGGCGATATCTTCGTGTGGTGGTGGGGTTCTGCAAAGTTCGAACCTTTTGATGTCTCAGCATGACGAGTCGCCATCATCCATGAGCTGCTTTCAGTTCCAGAAGGCGTACCAGGCCACACAGTACGTGAAGATGGAGGAGCACAACTTCTTCAGTGCAGATGAGACGTGCAATTTCTTCTCCGATGAACAAGCACCAACCCTTCAGTGGTACTGTTCGGAAGAGTGGAGTTGA
- the LOC107631687 gene encoding homeobox-leucine zipper protein ATHB-6 isoform X2, translating into MKRLSSSDDSLGALMTICPSSTTEHSPRNKQQVYGREFQSMLDGLDEDGCIEESGHHGEKKRRLSVEQVKALEKNFEVENKLEPDRKVKLAQELGLQPRQVAVWFQNRRARWKTKQLERDYGVLKANYEALKLNFEKLQQDNQALHKEIKGLKSRMQDERTESDASVKKEQVEMITTLQDSEENPCDLETAAAIAGSDSNKDLSYDCFNNNSKGDGEGGDGVGGAASISLFPCGDLKDGSSDSDSSAILNEENNNSSCSPMNNAAISSCGGGVLQSSNLLMSQHDESPSSMSCFQFQKAYQATQYVKMEEHNFFSADETCNFFSDEQAPTLQWYCSEEWS; encoded by the exons ATGAAGAGACTTAGCAGCTCCGATGATTCTTTGGGCGCTCTCATGACAATTTGTCCATCATCAACAACAg AACACAGTCCAAGGAACAAACAGCAGGTGTACGGAAGGGAGTTCCAATCGATGTTGGACGGACTGGACGAAGACGGTTGCATCGAAGAATCGGGGCACCACGGCGAGAAGAAACGGCGCTTAAGCGTGGAACAAGTGAAGGCTTTGGAGAAGAACTTCGAAGTTGAGAACAAGCTGGAACCGGACAGAAAGGTGAAGCTGGCACAAGAACTGGGGTTGCAGCCAAGACAAGTTGCCGTTTGGTTCCAAAACCGCAGAGCCAGGTGGAAAACCAAGCAGTTAGAAAGAGACTACGGCGTTCTCAAAGCCAATTACGAAGCTCTTAAACTCAACTTCGAAAAACTCCAACAAGACAACCAAGCCTTGCATAAAGAG ATTAAGGGATTGAAATCAAGGATGCAAGACGAACGCACCGAAAGCGATGCTTCGGTGAAGAAGGAACAAGTGGAGATGATAACAACGCTGCAAGACTCGGAGGAGAACCCTTGCGATCTTGAAACCGCTGCCGCCATTGCTGGATCGGACTCCAACAAGGACCTGAGCTACGATTGCTTCAACAACAACAGCAAGGGCGACGGTGAGGGCGGTGATGGTGTGGGAGGAGCAGCATCGATATCGCTGTTCCCTTGTGGGGACTTGAAAGACGGTTCTTCAGATAGCGATTCAAGCGCGATCTTGAACGAAGAGAATAACAACAGCAGCTGTAGCCCCATGAACAACGCGGCGATATCTTCGTGTGGTGGTGGGGTTCTGCAAAGTTCGAACCTTTTGATGTCTCAGCATGACGAGTCGCCATCATCCATGAGCTGCTTTCAGTTCCAGAAGGCGTACCAGGCCACACAGTACGTGAAGATGGAGGAGCACAACTTCTTCAGTGCAGATGAGACGTGCAATTTCTTCTCCGATGAACAAGCACCAACCCTTCAGTGGTACTGTTCGGAAGAGTGGAGTTGA